A part of Halobacterium jilantaiense genomic DNA contains:
- a CDS encoding DUF6166 domain-containing protein produces MKAYRCLHSAVHRLGHYGASLVTYAPVGFVLASLGLVELALAGGAVTVACALLLDYYDDAQFAREHYIAFRNQVVSQLECDGAAACWHLTGEKIDAAMATITDDVVALPDGGRPSPTLPENWRTVSRPDRRVFQRADRDHYIVLGDGSDDWLVVLCSQGDRVYPAPLVHRTVAEEADVERVIRELAEESNDLIEPPEGEH; encoded by the coding sequence CTGAAGGCCTACCGCTGCCTACACTCGGCTGTACATCGACTCGGTCACTACGGCGCGTCGCTGGTTACGTACGCCCCTGTCGGGTTTGTACTCGCTTCGTTGGGCCTCGTCGAGCTCGCCCTGGCCGGCGGCGCCGTCACCGTCGCGTGCGCACTCCTGCTCGACTACTACGACGATGCGCAGTTCGCCCGTGAGCACTACATCGCGTTCCGGAATCAGGTGGTCTCACAGTTGGAGTGTGACGGTGCAGCGGCGTGCTGGCACCTCACTGGCGAGAAGATCGACGCCGCGATGGCGACCATTACCGACGACGTCGTCGCGCTCCCCGACGGTGGACGGCCGTCACCAACGCTCCCCGAGAACTGGCGAACCGTCTCTCGCCCGGACCGGCGGGTCTTCCAACGCGCTGATCGCGACCACTACATCGTACTCGGGGATGGAAGCGACGATTGGCTGGTCGTTCTCTGCAGCCAGGGCGACCGTGTATATCCTGCTCCGCTCGTACATCGGACGGTTGCCGAGGAGGCTGACGTGGAACGGGTAATCCGGGAACTCGCCGAAGAGAGCAACGACCTCATCGAACCCCCGGAGGGGGAGCACTGA
- a CDS encoding DUF7344 domain-containing protein encodes MDPASVFDAVSNSRRRRVILSLSRTSEAVTAGDLAVEIAAIENEIDPSQVGSDERTSVYIALTQTHLETLDAVDAVDYDDRSKTVSSADATEPLAEYIRRLQTACYIPGSEETT; translated from the coding sequence ATGGATCCAGCCAGCGTCTTCGATGCGGTCTCGAACAGCCGCCGGCGCCGCGTAATCCTCTCGCTCTCACGGACCTCAGAAGCGGTTACTGCCGGCGATCTCGCTGTCGAGATTGCGGCGATTGAGAACGAGATTGACCCCAGCCAAGTCGGTAGCGACGAACGGACATCGGTTTACATCGCACTCACGCAGACTCATCTCGAAACGCTCGATGCAGTCGATGCAGTCGACTACGACGACCGGTCCAAGACTGTGAGTTCGGCGGACGCAACTGAACCGCTCGCGGAGTACATACGCCGGCTGCAGACGGCCTGCTACATCCCGGGCTCGGAGGAGACCACATGA
- a CDS encoding PDDEXK family nuclease, translating to MASFLEALAKQRAWHWLEESKGYTVDGEVNIGTGRIDLLAESPSGEIIGVELKRASEFGLDRDIYAQTHRYLDSGALDQLYFAAPDADKLGTNPESDPVDQMSIRAISYRLAAGVDEDWYTPSEVITHIRDAISTDFLAYSLEHRTVEDLIRQLLGRSPEDNEPISLDEAAQELRRTRLPEELGVIQVPIEKNGSKSDFSSLLTPGDGPTPSIVRDAEPVCAGDDTTGQISSIEEPWVRHHTWTHFGGIPEAQIPNDLESDTPTRPIDILAFEGDIDPTAAVETPESNAVIGIEAKGESSFPGSRKTEQLEQFLATETLSKLYLAVPTTLSERAVTFLEQHGFDTVGLITVDDTGVVDIVREATHQTPKYDGYLENHHERKVGYGDLEFPWLEPVSNLYLTEEEAERVEHPDPVAYAKPIIESADLDVSAGSWLDIDDWTGSDRTEDEFSKERVRYYLLRGVKAGPYLLDSDVDQDEMMGGYTRLALEWFEDTDEPGLKLNFGGGSWVGGYLWFTGETIQQLLTVLLNITNLNGATIRGQGKVIDLATFPIRGDSEHLRLQGRFGEEDLLELEIRSLVDEAEGDEIFEVDLGSGEKAGVTAQFTEPQWYDLVATLDHLLAGGTYRGLPGEFDSTPRIGPLGEDTWDIGTDIEERSNPVSIEMRNSDTDFLTE from the coding sequence GTGGCGTCATTCCTTGAGGCATTGGCCAAGCAGCGAGCTTGGCACTGGCTGGAGGAGTCTAAGGGATACACAGTCGATGGTGAGGTCAATATCGGGACTGGTCGCATCGACCTGCTCGCGGAATCACCGTCGGGAGAGATTATCGGGGTCGAGCTGAAGCGAGCATCTGAATTCGGGCTCGATAGAGATATTTATGCCCAAACTCATCGGTATCTCGACAGCGGAGCCCTCGATCAGTTGTACTTTGCTGCTCCCGACGCCGACAAACTTGGGACCAATCCGGAATCGGATCCTGTCGACCAGATGAGTATCCGTGCGATAAGCTATCGGTTAGCTGCGGGCGTTGATGAGGACTGGTACACACCGTCGGAGGTCATCACTCACATTCGAGATGCGATCTCTACAGACTTTCTTGCCTACTCGCTGGAGCATCGTACCGTTGAGGACCTAATTCGGCAGCTGTTAGGTCGTTCCCCCGAGGACAACGAGCCGATTTCTCTTGACGAGGCCGCTCAAGAGCTACGACGTACACGACTTCCGGAGGAGTTGGGTGTGATTCAGGTCCCAATCGAAAAGAACGGATCTAAATCCGACTTTTCGAGCCTGCTTACTCCCGGTGACGGTCCGACGCCGTCGATCGTCCGGGATGCCGAGCCAGTATGTGCTGGCGATGATACCACTGGCCAGATTTCCTCGATTGAAGAACCGTGGGTGCGACATCATACTTGGACTCATTTTGGCGGCATCCCGGAAGCCCAGATCCCGAATGACTTGGAGTCGGACACGCCCACCCGTCCAATCGACATTCTGGCCTTCGAAGGGGATATTGATCCGACTGCAGCGGTCGAAACTCCCGAATCGAATGCCGTCATCGGTATCGAGGCAAAGGGTGAGAGCTCTTTTCCGGGTTCTCGGAAAACCGAGCAATTAGAACAGTTCTTAGCAACTGAAACTCTTTCAAAACTCTATCTTGCTGTTCCAACAACGCTTAGCGAGCGCGCAGTCACGTTTCTTGAGCAGCACGGATTTGATACAGTTGGCCTCATCACCGTAGACGACACCGGTGTCGTCGACATCGTTCGCGAAGCGACGCATCAGACGCCGAAGTACGATGGCTACCTAGAGAATCATCATGAACGGAAGGTCGGGTATGGAGATCTCGAATTCCCGTGGCTTGAGCCAGTATCGAACCTATACCTCACCGAGGAAGAAGCCGAACGGGTCGAGCATCCCGACCCCGTCGCTTACGCGAAACCCATTATCGAGTCAGCCGACTTGGATGTGTCCGCAGGGAGCTGGCTTGACATTGACGACTGGACAGGTTCCGACCGAACAGAAGATGAGTTCTCAAAGGAGCGAGTGCGATACTACCTCCTCCGTGGAGTGAAAGCTGGCCCGTACCTCCTCGACTCCGATGTCGACCAAGATGAAATGATGGGCGGCTACACTCGCTTGGCCTTGGAGTGGTTCGAGGATACTGACGAGCCAGGGCTAAAGTTGAACTTTGGCGGTGGTTCGTGGGTGGGTGGATATCTCTGGTTCACTGGCGAGACTATCCAACAGCTGCTCACGGTTCTGCTGAACATTACGAATCTCAATGGGGCGACGATCCGTGGACAGGGCAAAGTGATCGATTTGGCAACATTCCCGATTCGGGGCGACAGTGAACACCTTCGGCTGCAGGGCCGCTTCGGGGAGGAGGATCTCTTAGAATTAGAGATCCGGAGTCTTGTCGACGAGGCCGAAGGCGACGAAATCTTCGAGGTGGACTTAGGTTCGGGGGAGAAAGCCGGCGTGACGGCGCAGTTTACCGAACCACAGTGGTACGATTTGGTGGCTACGCTGGATCACCTGCTGGCTGGTGGCACGTATCGCGGGCTGCCTGGGGAGTTTGACTCGACTCCACGCATTGGCCCGTTAGGTGAGGACACCTGGGACATCGGGACAGATATTGAGGAAAGGTCGAATCCAGTCTCGATTGAGATGCGCAACTCGGATACCGACTTCCTCACGGAATAG